Proteins encoded together in one Xenopus laevis strain J_2021 chromosome 6L, Xenopus_laevis_v10.1, whole genome shotgun sequence window:
- the LOC121394487 gene encoding histamine H3 receptor-like produces the protein MSVYPRNASLIHLDNISLSSVNASNESQDETRLIQAALMSCMICISGTGNALVILGFIVNKNLRTPSNYFLLNLAIGDFFTGTFSLPLNLHSFITRGSWVLGKHVCKLWLTIDYTLCQCTIYNIVLISCDRFLAVTKAVKHRDQQKNVKLAFMKMAAVWIVAFLNFGPAIILWEYIVGYSIIPDGACTTEMYYSTNYQLFVFIFDFCTPMAAIAYFNLSISFKIRSRMKNKNQNSSVIVKNLIKDDIFSVDSTITSNHVGALKENSTKDPSNKMHITRHVFSRCKSNSGQCRENKAEVPTACVRIISYDPVKNAALSKDIKIAKSLAVLVVTFCICWAPYTLITVIREWFCSWCISEILYNVTYCLCYLNSVINPFLYPLCHPAFKKTLLQLLCIDKSSIK, from the exons ATGAGTGTCTACCCCAGAAATGCCTcattaatacatttagataaCATTTCTTTAAGTTCTGTAAATGCTTCTAATGAAAGCCAGGATGAAACGAGACTTATCCAGGCTGCACTAATGTCTTGTATGATTTGCATCAGTGGCACAGGGAATGCACTTGTTATACTGGGCTTCATTGTAAACAAAAATCTAAGAACTCCGAGCAATTACTTTCTTCTAAATCTTGCCATCGGGGACTTCTTTACAG GTACATTCTCTCTCCCGCTGAATTTGCACAGTTTTATTACCAGAGGAAGCTGGGTGCTTGGAAAACATGTTTGCAAACTGTGGCTTACAATTGACTATACGCTGTGCCAGTGTACCATTTATAATATTGTATTAATCAGCTGTGATCGTTTCCTGGCTGTTACCAAAGCA GTGAAACACAGAGATCAGCAGAAGAATGTAAAACTGGCCTTTATGAAGATGGCAGCTGTGTGGATTGTAGCTTTCCTCAACTTTGGCCCTGCAATTATTTTGTGGGAGTACATTGTGGGATACAGTATAATACCAGATGGTGCATGTACCACTGAAATGTATTATAGCACTAACTATCagctctttgtttttatttttgacttctgTACCCCAATGGCTGCTATAGCATATTTTAATCTCAGCATATCTTTTAAAATAAGGTCTCGCATGAAAAACAAGAATCAAAACAGTTCTGTTATTGTGAAAAATCTTATAAAGGATGACATTTTCTCTGTAGATTCTACTATTACCTCAAACCATGTAGGTGCACTGAAAGAAAATAGCACCAAAGATCCATCAAATAAAATGCATATCACTAGGCATGTTTTTTCAAGATGTAAATCCAACTCTGGTCAGTGTAGAGAAAATAAAGCTGAAGTACCCACAGCATGTGTAAGAATCATCTCATATGATCCAGTCAAAAATGCAGCATTATCCAAGGATATAAAAATAGCCAAATCATTAGCGGTTCTTGTAGTCACATTCTGCATATGTTGGGCTCCATATACTTTAATCACAGTTATTAGGGAATGGTTTTGCTCATGGTGTATAtcagaaatactgtataatgtcACGTATTGTCTTTGCTACCTCAACTCGGTAATTAACCCATTTCTATATCCACTCTGCCATCCTGCATTTAAGAAAACATTGCTGCAACTTCTCTGCATTGACAAATCATCAATAAAGTGA